In Methanobacterium bryantii, the following proteins share a genomic window:
- the cfbE gene encoding coenzyme F430 synthase: MNALIVDMTHGGKLIASEFSKLDDFNVFALDIYNTISLDEKLSLEKKRITFVEKSFLDEANNDNFLIIAPVHSNIDSKIDMTHHEAVNFLMKDKINVPVIEVTGVKGKTSTVKMLKEIFKDLNPLILSSLGVEVVENHKSTLLKKDISITPASIIEAWQLAKDYKNIGICIFETSLGGTGLSNAGILTNIAENYSIASGGKTASQAKAQIFKSNVIACDFDSFNQFYSDFYKKTNTFGNSNANVRASNVKFGLDKTCFNVEVNDLKTIDGSILNTSFDVSTFAPAEHHLNNVLGAVCASLILKTSINQIKTGLRNFKGIDGRTSIKNYKGNKIIEEINPGINVTAIKKSVKMIQDLENPVIIFGGKYGVTCEEIDEKSTARFFNSMDSKIQLILVDELGKSIANIIKRKYKYIDFDNAIAEAAQMNSKMILLIYRSNFSDLARR; encoded by the coding sequence ATGAATGCATTAATTGTAGACATGACACATGGAGGAAAATTAATAGCTTCAGAGTTTTCAAAATTAGATGATTTTAATGTCTTTGCACTAGATATTTATAATACCATTTCTCTAGATGAAAAACTTTCTTTAGAGAAAAAAAGGATAACATTTGTTGAAAAATCATTTCTTGATGAAGCAAATAATGATAATTTTTTAATTATTGCCCCCGTACATTCTAACATCGATTCAAAAATCGATATGACTCACCACGAAGCAGTTAATTTTCTGATGAAAGACAAGATTAATGTTCCAGTAATTGAAGTTACGGGAGTAAAAGGAAAGACCAGCACTGTAAAAATGCTTAAAGAAATATTTAAAGATTTAAACCCATTAATTTTAAGCAGTTTAGGTGTTGAAGTCGTAGAAAACCATAAAAGCACACTTTTAAAAAAAGATATAAGTATAACTCCAGCAAGTATCATTGAAGCGTGGCAGCTGGCTAAAGATTATAAAAATATTGGAATCTGCATATTTGAAACTTCCCTTGGGGGAACTGGACTTTCAAATGCAGGCATACTTACCAATATAGCTGAGAATTACTCCATAGCATCTGGAGGGAAAACTGCAAGCCAGGCTAAAGCGCAAATATTTAAAAGCAATGTAATAGCTTGTGATTTTGATTCATTCAATCAATTTTATTCAGATTTCTACAAAAAAACAAACACCTTTGGCAACAGTAATGCAAATGTCCGTGCATCTAATGTAAAATTTGGGCTTGATAAAACATGTTTTAATGTGGAAGTTAACGACCTTAAAACCATAGATGGAAGTATTTTAAACACTTCCTTCGATGTTTCAACTTTTGCACCTGCAGAACACCATTTAAACAACGTCCTCGGAGCCGTATGTGCCTCTTTAATTTTAAAAACTTCCATTAATCAGATCAAAACGGGATTAAGAAATTTTAAAGGAATTGATGGCCGAACTTCCATAAAAAATTACAAAGGAAACAAAATTATAGAAGAAATCAACCCTGGAATTAATGTTACAGCCATTAAAAAATCAGTTAAAATGATTCAAGATCTAGAAAATCCAGTAATTATTTTTGGGGGCAAATATGGAGTAACCTGTGAAGAAATAGATGAAAAATCCACTGCAAGGTTTTTTAATTCTATGGACTCTAAAATTCAGCTTATACTGGTTGATGAACTTGGCAAAAGCATCGCAAACATAATAAAACGAAAATATAAGTATATTGACTTCGATAATGCTATTGCTGAAGCCGCCCAAATGAATTCTAAAATGATTCTTTTGATATACAGATCTAATTTTTCAGATCTTGCCAGAAGATAA
- a CDS encoding NAD(+) kinase: MRIGIAARLDIHKAIELTDDLTDFLIKNSVKVFLDPALVKKLNKYHDSAREIHDMDVDIIIAIGGDGTILRTQSFIDGKNIPIFGINMGTVGFLTEIGPEESFHALKEVLNGNYFIEERTRLEVWHNKDLAPALNEVVLMTRKPAKMLHLEIRVDDEIVEELRADGLIIATPSGSTAYAMSAGGPIVDPRVNAFIIVPICPFKLGSRPTVVSGESIISVKLLREGKKAIAVIDGQVEEEINYMEEVIFKKSDQHAYFVRLTKEFYKKVREKLIKGGIGLE; encoded by the coding sequence ATGAGAATAGGGATTGCAGCACGCCTTGATATTCATAAAGCCATTGAACTTACTGATGACTTAACAGATTTTCTGATTAAAAATAGTGTAAAAGTTTTTTTAGATCCGGCCCTTGTAAAAAAACTTAATAAATATCATGATTCCGCCAGAGAAATTCATGACATGGATGTAGATATTATCATTGCAATTGGGGGCGATGGAACAATTTTAAGAACCCAGAGCTTTATAGATGGAAAAAATATTCCCATATTTGGGATAAATATGGGTACAGTAGGATTTTTAACAGAAATAGGTCCTGAAGAATCATTCCATGCCCTTAAAGAAGTTTTAAATGGTAATTATTTCATTGAAGAACGTACTCGCCTTGAAGTATGGCACAACAAGGATCTGGCACCAGCATTAAATGAAGTTGTTTTAATGACCAGAAAACCTGCAAAAATGCTTCATCTTGAAATAAGGGTTGATGATGAAATAGTTGAAGAATTAAGGGCGGATGGACTTATAATTGCAACTCCAAGTGGTTCTACTGCCTATGCAATGTCTGCAGGAGGCCCCATTGTTGATCCTCGTGTAAATGCATTTATAATAGTTCCAATATGTCCATTTAAACTTGGTTCGCGCCCTACTGTAGTATCTGGCGAAAGTATAATAAGCGTAAAACTGCTTAGAGAAGGTAAAAAGGCCATAGCAGTTATAGATGGACAGGTTGAAGAAGAGATCAACTACATGGAAGAAGTTATATTTAAAAAATCAGACCAGCATGCTTATTTTGTAAGATTAACCAAAGAGTTCTATAAAAAAGTAAGAGAGAAACTTATAAAAGGAGGAATAGGTCTAGAATAG
- a CDS encoding bifunctional fructose-bisphosphatase/inositol-phosphate phosphatase has product MKKEDIEFWRAVSYRIITEVGEAITPLVGKEKSGETVKMGADGTPTKMIDVVAEEKVIEILKNTGRSMTLISEEIGEYKIGDRTSEVVFVVDPLDGTINALKKIPFYGISIAIADSSSKSLDSLTLQDIEIGFVKNLATGDIYEAIKGEGASLNGKTAIPSPREDITGSLIGAYVRGAMAQMNEICKTVRRIRLLGSVATELCYVADGTYDAFLDIRGNLRVVDIAAAKLIVEEAGGTVTNEQGKSLDNKLGVTERTSIIAACNLNVHADIINITEVL; this is encoded by the coding sequence ATGAAAAAAGAGGATATTGAATTTTGGAGGGCTGTTTCATATCGAATAATAACTGAAGTAGGTGAAGCCATTACTCCACTTGTGGGTAAGGAAAAATCAGGTGAAACCGTGAAAATGGGTGCCGATGGTACCCCCACCAAAATGATCGATGTCGTTGCAGAAGAAAAGGTTATAGAAATTTTAAAAAATACTGGAAGATCTATGACCCTCATAAGTGAAGAAATAGGCGAATATAAAATAGGGGACCGAACATCTGAAGTTGTTTTTGTAGTTGACCCCCTGGACGGGACCATAAATGCCCTTAAAAAGATTCCATTTTATGGAATTTCCATTGCAATTGCAGATTCATCCAGTAAATCATTGGATTCACTTACCCTGCAGGATATTGAAATTGGCTTTGTTAAAAATCTTGCAACTGGAGACATTTATGAAGCAATTAAAGGAGAAGGTGCTAGTTTAAACGGTAAAACTGCAATTCCTTCACCAAGAGAAGATATTACTGGTTCTTTAATAGGAGCTTATGTTCGCGGGGCAATGGCCCAAATGAATGAAATATGTAAAACTGTAAGGCGAATTAGGCTACTTGGTTCTGTTGCTACTGAGCTGTGTTATGTTGCCGATGGCACCTATGATGCTTTTTTAGATATCAGAGGGAACTTGAGGGTGGTAGATATAGCCGCCGCTAAACTCATAGTTGAAGAAGCTGGAGGCACTGTAACCAATGAACAGGGCAAAAGCTTGGATAATAAATTAGGTGTTACAGAAAGAACATCTATAATTGCAGCATGTAATCTAAACGTTCATGCAGACATAATAAACATTACGGAGGTTTTATGA
- a CDS encoding pyruvoyl-dependent arginine decarboxylase produces the protein MKVAITSGKAEGPSKLNAFDNALLDAGIGDVNLIKVSSILPAGSQFVELPELTAGDMINCVLAHAASDKKGDVITAVIAVATSDDFGCVVEHSAVNEDPEEVKKYAVFMAEQMMEIRKMKINKIIVEEKSHVVENEGSVIASIVYLG, from the coding sequence ATGAAAGTAGCAATAACATCAGGAAAAGCAGAAGGTCCAAGTAAACTCAATGCATTCGATAATGCCCTGTTAGATGCAGGAATAGGCGACGTGAATTTAATAAAAGTATCCAGTATTCTTCCAGCAGGTTCACAATTCGTAGAACTACCTGAACTTACAGCAGGAGACATGATAAACTGTGTTTTAGCCCATGCAGCATCAGACAAAAAAGGGGATGTGATCACTGCGGTAATAGCCGTTGCAACATCTGATGATTTTGGCTGTGTTGTGGAGCATTCAGCTGTAAACGAAGATCCAGAAGAAGTAAAAAAATATGCTGTCTTTATGGCAGAGCAGATGATGGAAATAAGAAAAATGAAGATAAACAAAATAATCGTTGAGGAGAAAAGCCATGTGGTGGAAAATGAAGGCTCAGTAATCGCTTCAATTGTTTATCTGGGGTAA
- a CDS encoding translation initiation factor IF-5A translates to MSKKVVEVKTLKVGKYVILDGEASKIKSIQTSSPGKHGAAKARVEAVGIFDNQKRSLVKPVDAKCDVPIIDKRVAQVLALMGKEVQLMDIESYETFELPIPDELKDDIVEGVEVDYIEALGKQKIMRVK, encoded by the coding sequence ATGTCAAAGAAGGTTGTAGAAGTAAAAACCTTAAAAGTAGGTAAATATGTCATATTAGATGGTGAAGCATCAAAAATCAAAAGTATCCAGACATCATCCCCTGGAAAACACGGGGCTGCAAAAGCAAGAGTAGAAGCTGTCGGTATATTCGATAACCAGAAAAGAAGCCTTGTAAAACCTGTAGATGCTAAATGTGATGTACCTATAATCGATAAAAGAGTAGCTCAAGTTCTTGCTCTAATGGGAAAAGAAGTTCAACTTATGGACATTGAAAGTTACGAAACTTTTGAACTACCTATTCCTGACGAACTTAAAGACGATATAGTTGAAGGTGTAGAAGTAGACTATATTGAAGCTTTAGGTAAACAAAAAATTATGAGGGTTAAATAA
- the speB gene encoding agmatinase, which yields MLFYTESPLQFAFSKLGDDGESADDTKKFGFIGIPFDSTSTYKPGSRFGPRAVREASYNFERYNVILDKNLDVSLFDFGDIEVIQGNFEKTSSIIEFTVKEILDKGIIPVAVGGEHTISSGILKALDVENTTIVHFDAHMDLRDEYMGEKYSHATVMRRIFDLNPKDMIQIGIRSCSADEMSFAKENKITYFTPHEVNKNIEQVKNVIKNIGGPLYVTVDIDVLDPAYAPGVGTPSPCGLNPFQLESLIHCLKDKEVIGFDLVEVSSSEIGDITSINSAKIIYDFLAVQ from the coding sequence ATGCTTTTTTATACAGAAAGCCCTTTACAATTTGCTTTTTCGAAATTAGGGGATGATGGTGAATCAGCAGATGATACTAAAAAATTTGGTTTTATAGGCATTCCCTTTGATAGCACTTCCACCTACAAACCAGGTTCAAGATTTGGTCCAAGGGCAGTTCGTGAAGCTTCTTATAATTTTGAAAGATATAATGTAATTTTAGATAAAAATTTAGATGTATCTCTTTTTGATTTTGGTGATATTGAAGTAATTCAAGGTAATTTTGAAAAAACATCTTCAATTATAGAATTTACGGTTAAAGAAATTTTAGATAAAGGTATCATTCCGGTGGCTGTAGGTGGAGAACATACCATAAGTTCTGGAATATTGAAAGCTCTTGATGTTGAAAATACTACTATTGTCCATTTTGATGCCCATATGGATTTAAGAGATGAATATATGGGTGAAAAGTATTCCCATGCTACTGTAATGCGTCGAATATTTGATTTAAATCCAAAAGACATGATCCAGATTGGTATAAGGTCTTGCTCTGCAGATGAAATGTCATTTGCAAAGGAAAACAAAATAACATATTTCACGCCTCATGAAGTTAATAAAAATATAGAACAGGTTAAAAATGTAATAAAGAACATTGGAGGGCCGTTATATGTAACTGTAGATATTGACGTGCTTGATCCGGCTTATGCTCCTGGTGTTGGTACTCCTTCTCCATGTGGATTAAACCCATTTCAACTGGAAAGCCTAATTCATTGTTTAAAAGATAAGGAAGTCATTGGATTTGATTTAGTAGAAGTTTCATCATCTGAAATTGGGGATATAACTTCTATAAACAGTGCAAAAATTATCTATGATTTTTTAGCTGTTCAATAA
- a CDS encoding ornithine cyclodeaminase: MDTREIKLSGHIIDSLTLPKTLDLIMDMGGDFEILDVNIGKQKKDVSHAKIRVIGNDESHLGEILDELSEIGAVISEIKEIELVPSTKDKTLPEDFYSTTNHPTQVRYNGQWIEVEDIEMDCMIVIDPESKRAFCKPIGRIEEGDLVAVGREGIKVEPPERPRGKKGVFEFMSSEASSEKPVRSIVKNIASEIREIKKRNGKIAIVAGPAIVHTGSAPILARMIREGIIDVLFAGNALATHDIENDLYGTSLGICTKSGEAVVRGHRHHIYAINEINKAGSIKEAVEKGVLKSGIMYECVKNNAPFVLAGSIRDDGPLPDVITDVIQAQDEMRKYAQDVDMVIMIATMLHSIAVGNILPSYVKSICVDINPATVTKLADRGSAQVVGVVTDVGAFLPILYESLEGLECIKD, translated from the coding sequence ATGGATACAAGAGAAATTAAACTTTCAGGTCATATAATAGATTCATTAACACTTCCAAAGACCCTTGATCTTATAATGGATATGGGAGGGGACTTTGAGATTCTTGATGTTAACATAGGTAAACAGAAAAAAGATGTAAGCCATGCTAAAATCAGAGTTATAGGAAATGATGAATCTCATTTAGGTGAAATTCTTGATGAATTAAGCGAGATAGGGGCAGTTATTTCTGAAATTAAGGAAATCGAACTTGTTCCATCTACAAAAGATAAGACTCTCCCTGAAGACTTTTATTCCACCACCAACCACCCTACACAGGTGAGGTATAATGGGCAATGGATAGAAGTTGAAGACATTGAAATGGACTGTATGATTGTAATTGATCCAGAAAGCAAACGCGCATTTTGCAAGCCAATAGGGCGGATCGAAGAGGGAGACTTAGTGGCTGTTGGAAGAGAAGGTATCAAAGTGGAACCTCCTGAAAGGCCAAGAGGTAAAAAAGGAGTCTTTGAATTCATGTCAAGTGAAGCATCTTCTGAAAAGCCTGTAAGATCCATAGTAAAAAATATAGCTTCAGAAATCAGGGAAATTAAAAAGAGGAATGGAAAGATAGCTATAGTAGCAGGTCCTGCAATAGTACATACTGGATCAGCTCCAATTTTAGCCAGGATGATAAGGGAAGGGATCATAGATGTATTGTTTGCTGGAAATGCCCTTGCAACACACGATATTGAAAATGATCTATATGGAACTTCTCTTGGAATATGTACAAAAAGTGGTGAAGCTGTTGTTAGAGGTCACAGGCACCATATTTACGCAATTAATGAAATTAACAAGGCAGGTTCAATAAAAGAAGCTGTTGAGAAAGGAGTGTTAAAAAGCGGGATCATGTATGAGTGTGTTAAAAATAACGCCCCATTCGTGCTTGCAGGATCCATTAGAGATGATGGACCACTTCCAGATGTTATAACTGATGTTATCCAGGCTCAGGATGAAATGCGTAAATATGCTCAGGACGTTGACATGGTAATCATGATTGCAACAATGCTCCATTCCATAGCAGTTGGTAATATACTCCCATCATACGTAAAGAGTATATGTGTAGATATAAACCCTGCAACAGTTACAAAACTTGCAGATAGGGGAAGTGCGCAGGTTGTGGGCGTTGTAACAGATGTCGGGGCATTTTTACCTATCCTTTATGAAAGTTTGGAAGGTTTGGAGTGTATTAAGGACTAA
- a CDS encoding FeoA family protein: protein MKNMKIKSPHFKLIKKSTDGHTCTCSSGTGSKSACGCCGRSCKCAKKSFLPLAQMKKGQYCKIAHIKPGKYEKSHKMLSILHGSEVKIIQTSPSHVFQVENIQIAVDNTLRNNIYVDHLE from the coding sequence GTGAAAAATATGAAAATTAAATCTCCCCATTTTAAATTAATTAAAAAGAGTACTGACGGACACACCTGCACATGTTCATCAGGTACTGGTTCCAAATCAGCGTGCGGGTGCTGCGGAAGATCTTGTAAATGTGCCAAAAAATCATTTTTACCACTTGCACAAATGAAAAAAGGGCAGTACTGCAAAATAGCTCATATTAAACCCGGAAAATATGAAAAATCGCACAAAATGCTGTCAATTTTACACGGCAGCGAAGTTAAAATAATTCAAACAAGTCCTTCCCACGTATTTCAGGTAGAAAACATCCAGATTGCAGTGGACAATACATTAAGAAATAATATATACGTGGATCACTTAGAATAA
- a CDS encoding DNA helicase PriA codes for MQCKLCGYIFDETKKPETCNHCMGSSCNKIKCPNCGYEVLPEFKIESKLINFLKRRIKSGNK; via the coding sequence ATGCAATGCAAACTTTGCGGATATATATTTGATGAAACCAAAAAACCCGAAACATGTAATCACTGCATGGGATCAAGCTGTAATAAAATCAAATGTCCCAACTGCGGATATGAAGTTTTACCAGAGTTTAAAATAGAATCTAAACTTATAAACTTCTTAAAAAGGAGAATTAAAAGTGGAAATAAGTAA
- a CDS encoding heavy metal translocating P-type ATPase has translation MEKIINFKRFKNDDEYRAIILTVISGIFLLISWFGLLKDVLPFDPAIISIVISGTPILLEAAEGLITRFDLKANVLVSIALIASAAIGEYFAAAEIAVIMMIGEILEDRTVRKSQESVKKLIQMTPQTARIKSPAGEKEISIEQVKIGDIILVRPGESIPVDGIIIKGHTSINQSIITGESMPVDKTVGDEAFVGTLNHLGAIEIKAAKVGGDTSLAKLIRLVKESEDKKAPVVRITDRVATVIVPLAVLASIVTYLLTRDITRLVTILVVFCPCALVLATPTAIMAGIGNASRKGILIKSGEALENAGRIDTIAFDKTGTVTSGNPEVIDIISLNNRYDKDTVLSLASAAEKFSEHPLGKAVYLKAKEMSLNIAEPQKFKIILGKGVTALINGKNVMVGNQKMIETTEEQSQFIKSYENHGKTVLIVEVEDSVIGLITVADKIKNKSMETIQQLKEMGINKILLITGDNKNVAHSIAKQIGINDIYAEQLPEGKVHVIEDQLKNNNKVCMVGDGINDAPALAISNVSVAMGALGADVAIETADISLMSDDISKIPELIDLSKKVMGTINVNIAAPILINFAAIMLAAFGIIGPVAGALIHNLGSVLVVANSSRLIKYRMNHSPQKKIKNLNIHYPLKTER, from the coding sequence ATGGAGAAAATTATTAACTTCAAAAGATTTAAAAACGATGATGAATATCGGGCAATTATTTTAACTGTAATTTCAGGAATATTTCTTTTAATCAGCTGGTTTGGATTGCTAAAAGATGTTTTACCCTTTGATCCTGCCATAATAAGCATTGTAATCAGCGGTACCCCCATACTACTTGAAGCGGCAGAAGGGTTAATCACCAGATTTGATTTAAAAGCAAATGTTCTGGTGAGCATTGCTCTTATTGCATCAGCTGCAATTGGCGAATACTTTGCAGCTGCAGAAATTGCAGTTATTATGATGATTGGAGAAATACTTGAAGATAGAACTGTTAGAAAATCACAGGAAAGTGTTAAAAAACTTATTCAGATGACTCCACAGACAGCACGAATAAAGAGCCCTGCCGGAGAGAAAGAAATTTCTATTGAACAGGTAAAAATTGGAGATATTATCCTCGTCAGACCTGGAGAATCGATCCCTGTAGACGGAATTATAATAAAAGGACATACATCCATAAATCAATCCATTATTACAGGAGAATCAATGCCTGTTGACAAAACTGTGGGTGATGAAGCCTTTGTTGGTACATTAAACCATTTAGGAGCTATTGAAATAAAAGCAGCAAAAGTTGGTGGAGATACTTCTCTTGCAAAATTGATAAGGCTTGTTAAAGAATCAGAAGATAAAAAAGCGCCGGTTGTTAGAATTACAGACAGAGTAGCCACAGTAATTGTACCCCTTGCCGTGCTCGCATCTATAGTTACATACTTACTGACCAGAGATATCACCCGGCTGGTCACAATTCTTGTTGTATTCTGCCCTTGTGCACTGGTACTTGCAACGCCAACAGCAATCATGGCAGGCATCGGCAATGCATCACGTAAAGGAATTTTAATTAAAAGCGGTGAAGCATTGGAAAATGCAGGGAGAATTGATACAATTGCATTTGATAAAACAGGTACAGTTACAAGTGGTAATCCTGAAGTAATCGATATTATTTCACTAAATAATAGATACGATAAAGATACTGTTCTATCACTGGCATCAGCAGCAGAAAAATTTTCAGAACATCCATTAGGTAAAGCAGTTTACCTAAAGGCAAAAGAAATGTCACTAAATATAGCTGAACCTCAAAAATTTAAAATAATATTAGGTAAAGGAGTCACGGCTTTAATAAATGGTAAAAATGTCATGGTCGGGAACCAAAAGATGATTGAAACAACTGAGGAACAGTCCCAGTTTATTAAATCCTATGAAAACCATGGAAAAACTGTTTTGATAGTTGAAGTAGAAGATTCAGTAATTGGGCTGATAACTGTTGCAGATAAAATAAAAAACAAATCCATGGAAACAATACAGCAGCTCAAAGAGATGGGTATAAATAAAATTCTGCTGATTACAGGAGATAATAAAAATGTCGCGCATTCAATTGCAAAACAGATAGGTATAAATGATATTTACGCTGAACAGCTCCCTGAGGGCAAAGTGCACGTAATTGAGGATCAATTAAAAAATAACAATAAGGTTTGTATGGTTGGTGATGGAATCAACGATGCCCCTGCTCTAGCCATATCCAATGTAAGCGTGGCAATGGGAGCACTTGGTGCTGATGTCGCCATAGAAACGGCAGACATTTCATTAATGTCAGATGATATAAGCAAAATTCCAGAATTAATCGACCTTTCAAAGAAAGTTATGGGCACAATAAATGTAAATATAGCAGCACCCATCTTAATCAACTTTGCAGCCATCATGCTTGCTGCATTTGGAATTATTGGACCTGTAGCTGGTGCTTTAATCCATAATTTGGGGTCTGTACTGGTAGTAGCTAATTCATCAAGATTGATAAAATACCGCATGAATCATAGCCCCCAGAAAAAAATTAAAAATTTAAATATACATTATCCTCTTAAAACTGAAAGATAA
- the cfbA gene encoding sirohydrochlorin nickelochelatase, whose protein sequence is MHANLNSNDNEIGILLVGHGSSLPYGQEVLHKLAEEYRKNSDYPVEVGFMNIAEPSIAAAVDTLKKKHVEKIIIVPAFIAHGIHTKQDIEYVLRLREDKRPSKIHNFDESERIDFDGEIIYTEPFGADSRIVEILEEKVNNSIKPLEKA, encoded by the coding sequence ATGCATGCAAATCTAAATTCAAACGATAATGAAATAGGCATTTTACTTGTTGGACATGGAAGCAGTTTACCCTATGGACAGGAAGTTCTCCATAAACTGGCAGAAGAATATAGAAAAAATTCAGATTATCCTGTTGAAGTAGGATTTATGAATATAGCAGAACCATCAATAGCTGCTGCAGTTGATACCCTTAAAAAAAAGCATGTGGAGAAAATAATCATTGTACCTGCATTTATAGCACATGGAATCCATACAAAGCAGGATATTGAATATGTCCTCCGCTTAAGAGAGGATAAACGGCCATCAAAAATCCATAATTTTGATGAAAGTGAAAGAATTGATTTCGATGGGGAAATTATCTACACCGAACCATTTGGTGCTGATTCAAGGATCGTAGAAATACTTGAAGAAAAGGTAAATAACTCAATTAAACCACTTGAAAAAGCTTAA